A window of the Janthinobacterium agaricidamnosum NBRC 102515 = DSM 9628 genome harbors these coding sequences:
- a CDS encoding S41 family peptidase produces MGIKVKSIGLIGLGVAAGFGATMQFSAIAQKIVNAPLPLEELRQLSDVFGLIKTDYVEKVDDKKLLTEAISGMVSSLDPHSVYLDKDAFREMRDSMQGKFVGLGIEVSMEDGYVKVVSPIEDTPAFKAGVQAGDLITRIDSTPLKGMSLDEAIKKMRGEPHSKTTLTISRKGADKPLTFALVREEIRVQSVKARIVEPGYGWLRIAQFQEPTVGDMVKKINALYAQEPHLKGLVLDLRNDPGGVVPGAIGVSAAFLPKDKVIVSTNGQLADSKQTFYGRKEFYAPQSGADPLATLPAALKDVPLVVLVNTGSASASEIVAGALQDYKRAIILGTQTFGKGSVQTLRQLTADTAVKLTTARYYTPNGRSIQARGIVPDLMVDENADGDGLNSLRVREADLQKHLNSGDGQPDVATPVLSESQQLDQEQRALTLEKKHKALEYGGKDDFQLAQALNHFKGLPVKLSKAEASPEKKDDKASSKPAAAKPVDLPDLKPVIQKP; encoded by the coding sequence ATGGGCATCAAGGTAAAGAGTATCGGTTTGATCGGTCTGGGCGTGGCGGCGGGTTTCGGCGCCACGATGCAGTTTTCGGCGATTGCGCAAAAAATCGTCAACGCCCCGCTGCCGCTGGAGGAATTGCGCCAGCTGTCCGATGTATTCGGCTTGATCAAGACCGATTACGTGGAAAAGGTGGATGACAAAAAGCTGCTGACCGAAGCCATTTCCGGCATGGTGTCGTCGCTCGACCCGCATTCGGTCTACCTGGACAAGGACGCGTTCCGCGAAATGCGCGACAGCATGCAGGGCAAGTTCGTCGGCCTGGGCATCGAAGTGAGCATGGAAGACGGCTACGTCAAGGTGGTGTCGCCGATCGAGGATACGCCCGCCTTCAAGGCCGGCGTGCAGGCCGGCGACTTGATCACCCGGATCGACAGTACGCCGCTCAAAGGCATGTCGCTGGACGAGGCGATCAAGAAGATGCGCGGCGAGCCGCACTCGAAGACGACGCTGACGATTTCGCGCAAGGGCGCCGACAAGCCGCTGACATTCGCGCTGGTGCGCGAGGAAATCCGCGTGCAGAGCGTCAAGGCCAGGATCGTCGAACCGGGTTATGGCTGGCTGCGCATCGCCCAGTTCCAGGAACCGACCGTCGGCGACATGGTCAAGAAGATCAACGCGCTGTACGCCCAGGAGCCGCACCTGAAGGGCCTGGTGCTCGATTTGCGCAACGATCCGGGCGGCGTGGTGCCGGGCGCGATCGGCGTGTCGGCGGCGTTCCTGCCGAAGGATAAGGTGATCGTCTCGACCAATGGCCAGCTGGCCGACTCGAAGCAGACTTTTTACGGCCGCAAGGAGTTTTATGCGCCGCAAAGCGGCGCCGACCCGCTGGCGACCTTGCCGGCCGCGCTGAAAGACGTGCCGCTGGTGGTGCTGGTCAATACCGGTTCGGCGTCGGCGTCGGAAATCGTCGCCGGCGCCTTGCAAGACTATAAACGCGCGATCATCCTCGGCACCCAGACTTTCGGCAAGGGTTCGGTGCAAACGCTGCGCCAGCTGACCGCCGACACCGCGGTGAAACTGACCACCGCCCGTTATTACACGCCCAACGGCCGTTCGATCCAGGCGCGCGGCATCGTGCCGGACCTGATGGTCGATGAAAACGCCGACGGCGACGGCTTGAACAGCCTGCGCGTGCGCGAAGCCGATTTGCAAAAGCACTTGAACAGCGGCGACGGCCAGCCCGACGTGGCCACGCCGGTGCTGTCGGAAAGCCAGCAGCTGGACCAGGAACAGCGCGCGCTGACGCTGGAAAAGAAACACAAAGCGCTGGAATACGGCGGCAAGGACGATTTCCAGCTGGCCCAGGCGCTGAACCATTTCAAGGGCTTGCCGGTCAAATTGTCGAAGGCGGAAGCGTCGCCTGAAAAGAAAGACGACAAGGCGTCATCGAAGCCCGCCGCCGCCAAGCCGGTCGATTTGCCGGACCTGAAGCCGGTGATCCAGAAGCCGTAA
- a CDS encoding murein hydrolase activator EnvC family protein has translation MLYFSRVAPLPAWRAGAWLCLALAISSGSAHGAKITERSKQKQAAEAQRAGLQQKLSALKRDISRTESAKEDAADTLAESEEAISNANRALRDLATEQNQTAVKLAGLDAQRERLAATVAVQKKQLSELLREQYVAGNEDRIKLLLSGDNPNRINRDLQMMAYVSQAQARLLAELRANLQAVVTNQAETQSAKDDLEEIAQEEREQKALLEKEKVRRAAVLAGLSKRLAAQRKEAGNVERDEQRMAGLVDKLARIIKEQEEAAAAEKRRQEKLAAERAAKAEADRLAAKAAAESRARALAAARARAQAERERLAREQVKGGKIKPQPPVKLDPIDADEPPQVVRKPEPKPEPTPEPARPVLAPAAPDGAFASLRGRLNAPVAGRVAARFGSKRGDGPTWKGMFIRTGEGAEVKAVAAGRVVFSEWLRGFGNLIIVDHGGQYMSIYGNNEALLKRAGDSVKSGEVIANAGNSGGNEESGLYFEMRFKGQAFDPAGWVRF, from the coding sequence TTGCTGTATTTCTCCCGCGTCGCACCTTTACCGGCCTGGCGCGCGGGGGCCTGGCTGTGCCTGGCCCTCGCGATTTCCAGCGGCAGCGCCCATGGCGCCAAAATCACGGAACGCAGCAAGCAAAAGCAGGCCGCGGAGGCGCAACGCGCCGGTTTGCAGCAAAAGCTGAGCGCCTTGAAGCGCGACATCAGCCGCACCGAAAGCGCCAAGGAGGACGCGGCCGACACGCTGGCCGAATCGGAAGAAGCGATTTCCAACGCCAACCGCGCGCTGCGCGACCTGGCGACCGAACAAAACCAGACCGCCGTCAAGCTGGCCGGTCTGGATGCGCAGCGCGAACGGCTGGCGGCGACCGTCGCCGTGCAAAAGAAACAACTGTCGGAATTGCTGCGTGAACAATACGTCGCCGGCAATGAAGACCGCATCAAACTGCTGCTGTCCGGCGACAACCCGAACCGCATCAACCGCGATTTGCAAATGATGGCGTATGTCTCGCAAGCCCAGGCCCGTTTGCTGGCCGAGTTGCGCGCCAATTTGCAGGCGGTCGTCACCAACCAGGCCGAAACCCAGAGCGCCAAGGACGACCTGGAAGAAATCGCCCAGGAAGAACGCGAGCAGAAGGCCTTGCTGGAAAAAGAAAAAGTCCGCCGCGCCGCGGTGCTGGCCGGATTGTCGAAGCGCCTGGCGGCGCAGCGCAAGGAAGCCGGCAACGTCGAACGCGACGAACAGCGCATGGCGGGCCTGGTCGACAAGCTGGCCAGGATCATCAAGGAACAGGAAGAAGCGGCGGCCGCCGAAAAACGCCGCCAGGAAAAACTGGCGGCGGAGCGCGCCGCCAAGGCCGAAGCGGATCGGCTGGCCGCCAAGGCCGCCGCCGAAAGCCGCGCCCGCGCGCTGGCGGCGGCGCGCGCCAGGGCGCAGGCCGAACGCGAACGGCTGGCCAGGGAGCAGGTCAAGGGCGGCAAGATCAAGCCGCAGCCGCCGGTCAAGCTCGACCCGATCGATGCCGACGAACCGCCGCAAGTGGTCCGCAAACCCGAGCCGAAGCCCGAACCCACGCCCGAACCGGCGCGTCCGGTGCTGGCGCCGGCCGCGCCGGACGGCGCCTTCGCCAGCCTGCGCGGACGCTTGAACGCGCCGGTGGCGGGCCGGGTGGCGGCCAGGTTCGGCAGCAAGCGTGGCGACGGGCCGACCTGGAAGGGCATGTTCATCCGCACCGGCGAAGGCGCCGAAGTCAAGGCGGTGGCGGCTGGCCGGGTGGTGTTTTCGGAATGGCTGCGCGGCTTCGGCAACTTGATCATCGTCGACCATGGCGGCCAGTACATGAGCATTTATGGCAATAACGAGGCCTTGCTGAAACGCGCCGGCGACAGCGTCAAGAGCGGCGAAGTGATCGCCAATGCCGGCAACAGCGGCGGCAATGAGGAATCGGGGCTATACTTTGAAATGCGCTTCAAGGGACAGGCCTTCGATCCGGCCGGCTGGGTCAGGTTTTGA
- the gpmA gene encoding 2,3-diphosphoglycerate-dependent phosphoglycerate mutase: MYKIVFMRHGESTWNLDNRFTGWTDVDLTEKGVQEAKNAGQILKESGFTFDLAYTSVLKRAIRTLWLSLDAMDQMWLPVRHDWRLNERHYGALQGLDKAETAAKYGDEQVLVWRRSYDTPPPPLAEDDERASFNDARYAGLPKASIPLTECLKDTVARVMPAWDEEIAPAIRAGKKIIISAHGNSLRALIKMLDGISDADIVGLNIPNGQPLVYELDADLKPIRHYYLGDPAAIAAAQAAVANQGKAK, translated from the coding sequence ATGTACAAAATCGTTTTCATGCGTCACGGCGAGTCCACCTGGAATCTCGATAACCGCTTCACCGGCTGGACCGACGTCGATCTGACGGAAAAAGGTGTTCAAGAAGCAAAGAACGCCGGCCAGATCCTGAAGGAATCCGGCTTCACCTTCGACCTGGCGTATACCTCGGTATTGAAACGCGCGATCCGCACGCTGTGGCTGTCGCTCGACGCGATGGATCAGATGTGGCTGCCGGTCCGGCATGACTGGCGCTTGAACGAACGCCACTACGGTGCGCTGCAAGGCCTGGACAAGGCGGAAACCGCCGCCAAGTATGGCGACGAGCAAGTACTGGTGTGGCGCCGCAGCTATGACACCCCGCCGCCGCCGCTGGCCGAAGATGATGAGCGCGCCTCGTTCAACGACGCCCGCTACGCCGGCTTGCCGAAAGCGTCGATTCCATTGACCGAATGCCTGAAAGACACCGTGGCCCGCGTGATGCCGGCCTGGGATGAGGAGATCGCGCCGGCCATTCGCGCCGGCAAGAAAATCATCATTTCGGCGCATGGCAACAGCTTGCGCGCCTTGATCAAGATGTTGGACGGCATCAGCGACGCCGATATCGTCGGCTTGAACATTCCGAACGGCCAGCCGCTGGTGTATGAGCTGGACGCCGACCTGAAACCGATCCGTCACTACTACCTGGGCGACCCGGCAGCGATTGCCGCGGCACAAGCGGCCGTGGCGAACCAAGGGAAGGCCAAGTAA
- a CDS encoding rhodanese-like domain-containing protein, whose amino-acid sequence MKFIIDHIFLIGIVVLSGGALLWPALAMRGKRASPLEVTQMINRGKTTVLDVRDAKEFAEGHLRDAKNIPLAELSKRSAELEKSKNKTIIVVCQKGTRSASAVKQLANAGFADAVSLEGGLAAWTTQGLPLAK is encoded by the coding sequence GTGAAATTCATTATTGACCATATTTTTCTGATCGGTATCGTCGTCCTTTCCGGTGGCGCCTTGCTGTGGCCAGCCCTGGCAATGCGCGGCAAACGCGCGTCGCCGCTGGAAGTGACGCAAATGATCAACCGCGGCAAAACCACCGTGCTGGACGTGCGCGACGCCAAGGAATTTGCCGAGGGCCACCTGCGCGACGCGAAAAACATTCCTCTGGCGGAACTGTCCAAGCGTAGCGCGGAACTGGAAAAGTCGAAAAACAAGACCATTATCGTGGTCTGCCAAAAAGGCACGCGTTCCGCCAGCGCCGTCAAGCAACTGGCCAACGCCGGTTTCGCCGACGCGGTCAGCCTGGAGGGCGGCTTGGCGGCCTGGACCACCCAGGGTTTGCCACTGGCTAAGTAA
- the grxC gene encoding glutaredoxin 3, giving the protein MTAHVTLYSTAMCPYCVRAERLLEAKGVTGIEKIRVDLDPEQRMLMMQKTGRRTVPQIYIGDTHVGGFDDLHALDQAGKLDPLLNGVSS; this is encoded by the coding sequence ATGACAGCTCATGTAACCCTGTATAGCACCGCCATGTGCCCGTATTGCGTGCGCGCCGAACGCTTGCTGGAAGCCAAAGGCGTGACCGGCATCGAAAAGATCCGGGTCGACCTGGATCCCGAGCAACGCATGTTGATGATGCAAAAGACCGGCCGCCGCACCGTGCCGCAAATTTACATCGGCGACACCCACGTCGGCGGTTTCGACGACTTGCATGCGCTGGATCAGGCAGGCAAGCTTGACCCCTTGTTAAATGGGGTTTCGTCCTAA
- the secB gene encoding protein-export chaperone SecB yields MSDENLQPVFQIQRVYLKDMSLEQPNSPAIFLEQDAPAIEVALDVSAEPLADGIFESTVTITVTAKVKDKVAFLVEGKQAGIFEARNIPADQLDPLLGIGCPNIIYPYLRANIADVITRAGFPPVHLAEINFEVFYQQRLQAVAEAAAAAPANGEATH; encoded by the coding sequence ATGTCCGACGAAAACCTGCAACCTGTATTTCAAATCCAACGCGTCTACCTGAAAGACATGTCGCTGGAACAACCGAATTCCCCAGCAATCTTCCTGGAACAAGATGCTCCAGCGATTGAAGTTGCCCTGGACGTGAGCGCCGAGCCACTGGCCGACGGCATTTTCGAATCGACCGTGACCATCACCGTGACCGCCAAAGTCAAAGACAAAGTGGCGTTCCTGGTGGAAGGCAAACAAGCCGGTATTTTCGAAGCACGCAATATCCCTGCCGATCAACTCGATCCGCTGCTGGGTATCGGCTGCCCGAACATCATCTACCCTTACCTGCGCGCCAACATCGCCGACGTGATCACCCGTGCCGGCTTCCCGCCTGTGCACCTGGCCGAGATCAACTTCGAAGTGTTCTACCAGCAACGTCTGCAAGCCGTGGCTGAAGCCGCCGCGGCAGCGCCTGCGAACGGCGAAGCAACTCACTAA
- a CDS encoding SH3 domain-containing protein, whose amino-acid sequence MTTTRWIAGAALLLVATASQALDFKTVGAAPVILYDAPSIKGGKLYVAPRGMPLEVVLSYGEWVKVRDASGDLAWTEAKNLSSKRNVVVRSANLKVRASPDENASPVFIAEKGILLEISEPASSGWVKVRHKDGATGYVKTSDVWGL is encoded by the coding sequence ATGACCACTACTCGTTGGATCGCAGGTGCAGCGCTATTGCTGGTCGCAACGGCTAGCCAGGCCCTCGATTTCAAGACCGTCGGCGCGGCCCCGGTGATTTTGTACGATGCGCCCTCCATCAAGGGCGGCAAACTGTACGTTGCGCCGCGCGGCATGCCGCTCGAAGTCGTGCTCAGCTATGGCGAATGGGTCAAGGTGCGCGACGCCAGCGGCGACCTGGCCTGGACCGAAGCCAAGAACTTGAGCAGCAAGCGCAATGTGGTGGTGCGCAGCGCCAACCTGAAAGTGCGCGCCAGCCCGGACGAGAATGCGTCGCCGGTGTTCATCGCCGAAAAAGGCATCTTGCTGGAAATCAGCGAACCGGCCTCGTCAGGCTGGGTCAAGGTGCGCCACAAGGATGGCGCGACCGGCTACGTCAAGACCAGCGACGTCTGGGGTTTGTAA
- a CDS encoding NAD(P)H-dependent glycerol-3-phosphate dehydrogenase — translation MQDSPVISPVLQHTPRQVTVLGAGAWGTAVAMAFAARHDVLMWGRNAAAMTAMAASRDNPYLPGFVLPATLAPSADFDAALAHAAVPGGLLIAACPVAGFRPLLQQLKGREMPNLVWLCKGFENGSGLLPHQVVAEVLGEAIDGGALSGPSFAQEVARGLPCALAIASRAPALREAVVSALHGGNIRVYASDDLVGVEVGGAVKNVMAIATGVADGLGLGLNARAALITRGLAEITRLGSALGGQPETFMGLTGMGDLLLTCTGDLSRNRRVGLALAQGKQLDTIVAELGHVAEGVPCARAVRELARKLGVDMPITNAVAGVLFDGDLPQEMVQRLLARDPRGEVS, via the coding sequence ATGCAAGATTCTCCTGTTATTTCCCCTGTTTTACAACATACGCCGCGCCAAGTCACCGTGCTGGGCGCGGGCGCCTGGGGCACCGCCGTCGCGATGGCGTTTGCCGCACGTCACGATGTGTTGATGTGGGGCCGCAATGCGGCCGCCATGACGGCGATGGCGGCCAGCCGTGACAACCCCTATCTGCCCGGTTTTGTGTTGCCCGCCACGCTGGCCCCCAGCGCCGACTTCGATGCCGCGCTGGCCCATGCCGCCGTGCCGGGCGGCTTGCTGATCGCGGCCTGCCCGGTGGCCGGTTTCCGTCCTTTGCTGCAACAATTAAAAGGCCGCGAAATGCCAAACCTGGTGTGGCTGTGCAAGGGGTTTGAAAATGGCAGCGGCCTGTTGCCGCACCAGGTGGTCGCCGAAGTGCTCGGCGAGGCGATAGACGGCGGAGCCCTGTCCGGCCCGTCGTTTGCGCAAGAAGTGGCGCGCGGCTTGCCGTGCGCGCTGGCAATCGCATCGCGTGCGCCAGCGTTGCGCGAAGCCGTCGTCTCGGCTTTGCATGGCGGCAATATCCGGGTCTACGCCAGCGACGACCTGGTTGGCGTCGAAGTGGGCGGCGCGGTCAAGAATGTGATGGCGATCGCCACCGGCGTGGCCGACGGCCTGGGCCTGGGCTTGAATGCCCGCGCCGCGCTGATCACCCGTGGATTGGCGGAAATCACCCGCCTGGGCAGCGCGCTCGGCGGCCAGCCGGAAACCTTCATGGGACTGACCGGCATGGGCGACCTGTTGCTGACCTGCACCGGCGACCTGTCGCGCAACCGCCGGGTCGGCCTCGCCTTGGCGCAAGGCAAGCAACTCGATACCATCGTCGCCGAACTGGGCCATGTGGCCGAAGGCGTGCCATGCGCCCGCGCGGTGCGCGAACTGGCCCGCAAGCTGGGCGTGGACATGCCGATCACCAACGCGGTGGCCGGCGTGCTGTTCGATGGCGACTTGCCGCAAGAAATGGTGCAGCGTTTATTGGCGCGCGATCCGCGCGGCGAAGTCAGCTAA
- a CDS encoding cupin domain-containing protein, with product MALPHALSGQVIQVQPEPQDLSQFSAIALAKTDELELIRMTLPKGKTMPEHHVPGEITLLCLSGQVLVDIHGEARTLSGGQMLYLVGGQAHALRAEQDSVLLLTILLV from the coding sequence ATGGCCTTGCCGCATGCGTTATCGGGACAAGTGATACAGGTTCAGCCGGAGCCGCAGGATCTGTCGCAATTTTCCGCGATCGCGCTGGCCAAGACCGATGAACTGGAATTGATACGCATGACCCTGCCGAAAGGCAAGACCATGCCGGAACACCATGTGCCGGGCGAAATCACCTTGTTGTGCTTGTCGGGACAGGTGCTGGTCGATATCCATGGCGAAGCGCGCACCTTGTCGGGCGGGCAAATGCTGTACCTGGTCGGCGGCCAGGCGCATGCCTTGCGCGCCGAACAGGATAGTGTGCTGTTGTTGACGATTTTATTGGTTTAG
- a CDS encoding DUF2461 domain-containing protein, which yields MHLRDLTQFLKELSENNNRPWFVMNKPRYDILREEFLELVTGLINELGKFDPAVKFCNPKKAMFRINRDVRFAHDKSPYKTRFSAAIAPNDMRRPSKAGGPTYYMQIDGNGRLLFGAGEYMPPPGRLKALREHMVNDAPGFSKVLKNKGLRATFGTIQNEGKLQRPPKGFDADAEHIEFIKLKSFFVWTEVDLKLNAPDELPGQLAAGLKQAFPLVSWMRGAREEEQPEE from the coding sequence ATGCATTTGCGCGACCTGACCCAATTCTTGAAAGAATTGAGCGAAAACAATAACCGTCCCTGGTTCGTGATGAACAAACCGCGCTACGACATCTTGCGCGAAGAATTCCTGGAATTGGTGACCGGGCTGATTAATGAACTGGGCAAGTTCGATCCGGCGGTGAAATTCTGCAACCCGAAGAAAGCCATGTTCCGCATCAACCGCGACGTGCGCTTTGCGCATGACAAGAGCCCGTACAAGACGCGTTTTTCAGCCGCCATCGCCCCCAACGACATGCGCCGCCCGAGCAAGGCGGGCGGGCCGACGTATTACATGCAAATCGACGGCAATGGCCGCTTGCTGTTCGGTGCCGGCGAATACATGCCGCCGCCGGGCCGCCTGAAGGCGCTGCGCGAACACATGGTCAACGACGCGCCGGGTTTTTCCAAAGTGTTGAAGAATAAGGGCTTGCGGGCCACCTTCGGCACCATACAAAACGAAGGCAAACTGCAGCGTCCGCCGAAAGGCTTCGACGCCGACGCCGAACACATCGAATTCATCAAGCTGAAAAGTTTTTTTGTGTGGACCGAAGTCGACCTGAAATTGAACGCGCCGGATGAATTGCCGGGCCAGTTGGCGGCGGGACTGAAACAAGCGTTTCCGCTGGTCAGCTGGATGCGCGGCGCCAGGGAAGAGGAACAGCCGGAAGAATAA
- a CDS encoding Do family serine endopeptidase, whose product MRRLWLLFAQTVTIVLALYFVYAALRPASQVRQVGQPGTPAPLLQSTAATPAPGSYRDAAGRAMPAVVNILTSQSLKRGSHPLARDPFFKRFFGERSPDRDDDGGDDEQNSLGSGVIVSPEGYILTNNHVVEAADQIDVVLADGRKAPAKVVGLDPETDLAVIKISLDKLPVIVLGQAEQARVGDVVLAIGNPFGVGQTVTMGIISALGRNNLHINNFENFIQTDAAINFGNSGGALIDTRGNLLGINSAIYSQSGGSVGIGFAIPVSTAKSVMESIIKTGHVVRGWIGVETQDITPELADSFGLERNSGALIAGVVRNGPADKGGMKLGDILLKVDGKPVADSTEMLNLIAQLTPGGNAKMTVLRKNRVATLEILVGKRPASK is encoded by the coding sequence ATGCGACGACTCTGGTTATTGTTTGCGCAAACGGTGACCATCGTCCTGGCACTGTATTTTGTCTATGCCGCGCTGCGGCCGGCCAGCCAGGTGCGGCAAGTGGGCCAGCCCGGCACGCCGGCGCCGTTGCTGCAAAGTACCGCCGCGACGCCGGCGCCCGGTTCGTATCGCGACGCGGCCGGCCGCGCGATGCCGGCGGTGGTCAATATCCTGACCAGCCAGAGCCTGAAACGCGGCAGCCATCCGTTGGCGCGCGATCCCTTCTTCAAGCGCTTCTTTGGCGAACGCAGCCCCGACCGCGATGACGACGGCGGCGACGACGAACAGAACAGCCTCGGTTCCGGCGTCATCGTCAGCCCGGAAGGGTATATCCTGACCAACAACCACGTGGTCGAGGCGGCCGACCAGATCGACGTGGTGCTGGCCGACGGCCGCAAGGCGCCGGCCAAGGTGGTGGGGTTGGACCCGGAAACCGACCTGGCGGTGATCAAGATCTCGCTCGACAAGTTGCCGGTCATCGTGCTGGGCCAGGCCGAACAGGCCAGGGTCGGCGATGTGGTGCTGGCGATCGGCAATCCGTTCGGCGTCGGCCAGACCGTGACGATGGGCATCATTTCTGCGCTGGGCCGCAACAATCTGCACATCAACAACTTCGAAAACTTCATCCAGACCGACGCCGCCATCAATTTCGGCAATTCCGGCGGCGCGCTGATCGATACGCGCGGCAATTTGCTGGGCATCAATTCGGCGATTTATTCGCAAAGCGGCGGTTCGGTCGGCATCGGTTTTGCAATACCGGTCTCGACCGCCAAGTCGGTGATGGAATCTATCATCAAGACCGGCCACGTGGTGCGCGGCTGGATCGGCGTCGAAACCCAGGACATCACGCCGGAATTGGCCGACAGCTTCGGCCTGGAGCGCAACAGCGGCGCGCTGATCGCCGGCGTGGTGCGCAACGGCCCGGCCGACAAGGGCGGCATGAAACTGGGCGATATCCTGCTGAAGGTCGATGGCAAGCCGGTCGCCGACAGCACGGAAATGCTGAACCTGATCGCCCAGCTAACTCCCGGCGGTAACGCTAAAATGACGGTGCTGCGCAAGAACCGTGTAGCGACCCTGGAGATCCTGGTTGGCAAGCGGCCCGCCTCGAAATGA
- the mscL gene encoding large conductance mechanosensitive channel protein MscL yields MAMMQEFKQFAMKGNVVDLAVGVIIGGAFGKIVDSLVQDVIMPPISKVFGGLDFANYYIPLNNQVSTLSLVEAKKLGAVFAYGNFITILLNFIILAFIIFQMVRLMNKVRRAEPEVVAATPEDIVLLREIRDSLKKQ; encoded by the coding sequence ATGGCAATGATGCAAGAATTTAAACAGTTTGCAATGAAGGGGAATGTCGTCGACCTTGCTGTCGGTGTCATCATTGGCGGCGCGTTCGGCAAGATTGTCGATTCGCTGGTACAAGATGTGATCATGCCGCCGATCAGCAAAGTGTTTGGGGGACTCGATTTTGCCAATTACTATATTCCTTTGAATAATCAGGTCTCCACCTTGAGCCTGGTGGAAGCTAAAAAACTGGGTGCGGTTTTTGCCTACGGTAATTTCATTACGATCTTGCTTAATTTTATTATCCTGGCCTTTATCATTTTCCAAATGGTACGCCTGATGAATAAGGTGCGGCGCGCCGAACCGGAAGTGGTCGCCGCGACGCCGGAAGATATCGTCTTGCTGCGTGAAATCCGCGATTCGCTGAAGAAACAATAA
- the petA gene encoding ubiquinol-cytochrome c reductase iron-sulfur subunit — protein sequence MSNEKQVDSGRRGLLVATCAAGSVVGLATAGALVSTFQPSERAKAAGAPVEVDITTLEPGEMRTVEWRGKPVWILKRTQDMVASLKQTDDKVADADSKRNPEEFTPEYARNEWRSRKPEILVAVGICTHLGCSPSTKFTPGPQPSLPDDWVGGFLCPCHGSTFDMAGRVFKNKPAPDNLQVPRHMYLSDTKLVIGKDEKGEA from the coding sequence ATGAGTAACGAAAAGCAGGTCGATTCGGGCCGACGCGGATTGCTCGTCGCAACGTGCGCGGCGGGCAGCGTAGTCGGTTTGGCCACGGCAGGAGCCTTGGTCAGTACATTCCAGCCTTCGGAGCGGGCCAAGGCGGCCGGCGCCCCGGTCGAGGTGGACATCACCACGCTGGAACCAGGCGAAATGCGCACCGTCGAGTGGCGCGGCAAGCCCGTCTGGATCTTGAAGCGCACCCAGGACATGGTTGCTTCCCTCAAGCAAACCGACGACAAGGTCGCCGACGCCGATTCCAAACGCAATCCCGAAGAATTCACCCCTGAATATGCGCGCAACGAGTGGCGCTCCCGCAAGCCGGAAATCCTGGTCGCGGTCGGCATCTGCACCCACCTGGGCTGCTCGCCGTCGACCAAATTCACGCCCGGGCCGCAGCCGTCGCTGCCGGACGACTGGGTCGGCGGTTTCCTGTGTCCCTGCCACGGTTCCACGTTCGACATGGCGGGCCGGGTGTTCAAGAACAAGCCGGCGCCGGATAATCTGCAAGTGCCGCGCCATATGTACTTGAGCGACACCAAACTGGTCATCGGCAAAGACGAAAAAGGCGAGGCATAA